Proteins co-encoded in one Flavivirga eckloniae genomic window:
- a CDS encoding T9SS type A sorting domain-containing protein, with amino-acid sequence MKNLLLKRLPLVFNYLINARNQFIGIKSITFILCTFMSYHAQANPVAHITASRSTGPAPLSVIFDATMTTDTDTSLDTFRQLGYSFCFDDSSSGTWTHSGLSKNRETGGPIASHVFDTPGVYTVNVRVINPNGSSSDASVTITVLDSDIFYANTNTVVISTGSDFTGAPSGAQQISNVTSWPVWESNKRYLLKAGDDFTSLGRIRIMHRSNFHLGSFGSGEKPIVTQVVVDMDEDNAATPPENGVVQGLNTPFIAQRLMFNNLLIYQNDVIGDGANIVFGAANEQYARQQRGASSPEDWKHPGFIFVVENHVNMLGDPTGYQNAIAGLAHHVAVLGNRSEQAKEHTLRIFGTYKSVVGHNLLTGPATELIRTDFKLMANGIDHWPADHSLFNAGTTTRILPNTQYVRIHNNTFGRAGAQYSWHLQVAPQDDGNSLTVEGLRDIIIENNQFIDGNEDDGLEVGLQTLGHNIIERGNQFPSVWTRPVFYTTYPSSYSAYSALYTPFWHGPYHLNDTMPIVSSDPCSTLGVDTTDLENALKAYPNPLVSGEDLTVVLSQKLVRGKLEVFDILGNVIHTQKIIENETQVSGRIFNEGVYLVVIHTDQGTETKKVVVLN; translated from the coding sequence ATGAAAAACCTACTTTTGAAAAGACTACCCTTAGTCTTTAATTATCTTATCAATGCCAGAAATCAATTTATAGGTATTAAATCTATTACTTTTATACTGTGCACGTTTATGTCATATCATGCACAGGCAAACCCTGTAGCGCATATAACTGCAAGTAGATCAACAGGGCCAGCTCCTTTATCTGTTATTTTTGACGCGACTATGACAACTGACACAGATACTTCTTTAGATACCTTTAGACAATTAGGGTATTCCTTTTGTTTTGATGACAGTTCTAGTGGTACATGGACTCATAGTGGACTAAGCAAGAATAGAGAAACTGGTGGACCTATTGCGAGTCATGTGTTCGATACTCCTGGTGTTTATACTGTAAATGTTCGTGTTATTAATCCGAATGGTAGCTCGTCAGATGCATCCGTGACAATCACAGTTCTTGATTCAGATATTTTTTATGCAAATACGAATACTGTTGTGATATCAACAGGCTCAGATTTTACAGGCGCTCCAAGTGGTGCACAGCAAATAAGTAATGTTACTTCATGGCCTGTATGGGAAAGTAATAAGCGGTATTTACTTAAAGCTGGTGATGATTTTACAAGCCTTGGTAGAATAAGGATAATGCATCGCAGTAATTTTCATTTAGGAAGCTTTGGTTCTGGTGAAAAACCAATAGTAACACAGGTAGTGGTTGATATGGATGAGGACAATGCAGCTACACCACCAGAAAATGGCGTAGTACAAGGATTAAATACACCATTTATCGCACAAAGATTAATGTTCAATAATCTGTTAATATATCAAAATGATGTTATTGGCGATGGTGCTAATATCGTATTTGGAGCTGCTAATGAACAATATGCTAGACAGCAACGTGGTGCTTCTTCTCCTGAAGATTGGAAACATCCAGGTTTTATATTCGTAGTAGAAAATCATGTAAATATGTTAGGAGATCCAACAGGTTATCAAAATGCCATTGCAGGTTTAGCACATCACGTTGCCGTATTGGGTAACAGGTCTGAGCAAGCAAAAGAACATACACTTAGAATCTTTGGCACCTATAAATCGGTTGTTGGTCATAATTTGCTTACCGGACCAGCCACGGAACTAATACGTACCGATTTCAAATTAATGGCAAATGGTATTGATCATTGGCCAGCAGATCATTCTTTATTCAATGCAGGAACCACCACAAGGATATTGCCTAACACACAATACGTAAGGATTCACAATAATACATTTGGAAGAGCAGGAGCTCAATATAGTTGGCACCTTCAAGTTGCACCACAAGATGATGGAAATAGTCTTACTGTGGAAGGGCTTCGAGATATTATTATAGAGAACAACCAATTTATTGATGGTAATGAAGATGATGGGTTAGAGGTTGGTTTACAGACTTTAGGGCACAATATTATAGAAAGAGGAAATCAGTTTCCTTCAGTCTGGACCCGCCCAGTGTTCTATACAACATACCCGTCAAGTTATTCAGCATATTCAGCGCTTTATACGCCTTTCTGGCATGGGCCATATCATCTTAATGATACGATGCCCATAGTTAGTTCAGACCCTTGTTCTACCCTTGGAGTTGACACTACTGATCTAGAAAATGCATTGAAGGCATATCCTAATCCTTTAGTTTCGGGGGAGGATTTAACCGTGGTGCTTTCTCAAAAATTGGTTCGTGGAAAACTTGAGGTATTCGATATTTTAGGAAATGTTATTCATACACAAAAAATTATTGAAAATGAGACACAAGTATCTGGCCGTATATTTAATGAAGGTGTATACCTTGTTGTTATTCATACAGACCAAGGTACAGAGACGAAAAAAGTGGTTGTTTTAAATTAA
- a CDS encoding LytR/AlgR family response regulator transcription factor: MYKCLIVDDEELARELIQTHLAQLSDFELVASCASAIEASKILQQEQIDLLFLDIEMPVLKGTDFFKSMINKPKVIFITAYRDYALDGFELNAVDYLLKPITFSRFFNALEKFKAHHLVTLNSEKTIQNEQQAAHIFVSKNRKKVKIAFDNILYVESIKDYIKIHLADELITIKFGISAFEKELDTRFIRIHRSYIVNRDKITAYTKHDVEIGKIELPIGDNYKKNILDSFF, translated from the coding sequence ATGTATAAGTGTTTAATTGTTGACGATGAAGAATTAGCCAGAGAGCTTATACAAACGCATTTAGCGCAGCTAAGCGATTTTGAACTAGTGGCTTCTTGTGCCAGTGCTATTGAAGCTAGTAAAATTCTGCAACAGGAACAGATTGATCTATTATTTCTGGATATTGAAATGCCTGTTTTAAAGGGTACCGATTTCTTTAAAAGCATGATTAACAAACCGAAGGTTATTTTTATAACGGCTTATCGAGATTATGCCTTGGATGGCTTTGAGCTAAATGCTGTTGATTATTTGTTAAAACCCATCACTTTTTCACGGTTTTTTAATGCCCTTGAAAAGTTTAAAGCGCATCATCTGGTAACTCTTAATTCAGAAAAGACGATTCAAAACGAACAACAAGCGGCACATATTTTTGTTTCAAAAAACAGAAAAAAAGTTAAGATTGCTTTTGATAACATTTTATATGTTGAAAGTATTAAAGACTATATAAAAATTCATTTAGCAGATGAGCTTATTACTATAAAATTCGGTATTTCTGCCTTTGAAAAAGAATTGGATACTCGTTTTATACGTATTCATAGGTCGTATATCGTAAATCGTGATAAAATTACTGCTTATACTAAACATGATGTTGAAATAGGTAAAATAGAGCTGCCAATTGGTGATAATTATAAAAAGAATATACTTGATTCTTTTTTTTAA
- a CDS encoding alpha/beta hydrolase, producing MKLKIYLQLFLLATLGACSNKHHEFSIKENGTIHVPAYILPESSFLSDESRAVIKRQREEEKKLSKQWSVVCPLPENPSKEQILANEDCSREHFYTTALYRNAINRYDVNMEIDTINGVYTEVFTPAGGVKEENRDRVLISLHSGAFLYGSRTASRVESIPIASIGGIKVISIDYRMGPKHQFPAASEDVAAVYKALLKTYKPENIGIYGYAAGGALTTQALAWFLKKENLPLPGAVGIICMAAAEPRPKTDSMHMVSATLGYNGIAPFTVFEPYYGTNPNFEDPLLVPLNSKEILSKFPPSLLIVSTRDFHLSSVVYTHTQLVKLGVEAELHVWEGLGHVFLANTELPESREAYQVIVNFFNKHLD from the coding sequence ATGAAACTTAAAATCTATTTACAATTGTTTTTACTTGCTACACTTGGAGCATGTTCAAATAAACATCATGAATTTTCCATTAAGGAAAACGGAACCATTCATGTACCCGCATACATTTTACCCGAATCATCATTTCTTAGCGATGAGAGTAGAGCCGTTATAAAAAGGCAACGGGAAGAAGAAAAGAAACTCTCTAAACAATGGTCGGTAGTTTGTCCGCTACCCGAAAATCCAAGTAAGGAACAGATATTAGCAAACGAGGATTGTAGTCGCGAACATTTCTATACAACAGCTTTGTATCGTAACGCTATAAATCGATACGATGTTAACATGGAAATAGATACCATAAACGGAGTATATACAGAGGTGTTTACGCCCGCAGGAGGTGTTAAGGAAGAAAACCGCGATCGTGTTTTAATTAGTTTACACTCTGGTGCATTTTTATACGGTTCCCGTACCGCTAGTCGGGTAGAATCTATTCCCATAGCATCAATAGGAGGAATCAAGGTTATTAGTATTGATTATCGGATGGGACCAAAACATCAGTTTCCTGCAGCAAGCGAAGACGTAGCGGCAGTTTATAAAGCACTTTTAAAAACGTACAAGCCTGAAAATATTGGAATTTACGGTTATGCTGCTGGTGGCGCATTAACCACACAAGCACTTGCATGGTTTCTTAAAAAAGAAAACCTGCCACTTCCCGGGGCGGTGGGAATTATTTGTATGGCAGCGGCAGAACCACGTCCCAAAACAGATTCCATGCATATGGTTTCTGCTACGCTTGGATACAATGGTATAGCACCATTTACCGTTTTCGAACCTTATTACGGCACCAACCCAAATTTTGAAGATCCACTATTGGTGCCTTTAAATTCTAAAGAGATATTGTCTAAATTCCCACCCTCGTTATTGATTGTTTCCACCCGCGATTTTCATCTCAGTTCGGTAGTTTATACCCATACACAACTTGTAAAACTAGGAGTAGAGGCAGAGCTCCATGTTTGGGAAGGTTTGGGGCATGTTTTTCTGGCTAATACAGAATTACCAGAATCTAGAGAGGCCTACCAAGTTATTGTTAATTTTTTCAACAAACATTTAGATTGA
- a CDS encoding family 16 glycoside hydrolase translates to MKYLKYMYVLALFVFVNYTFGQRIVVKPTPDSWTTSNSLATYKDKIIHLKKTTEKSAVLWLNDMNFENGTIELDIKGKDERGNSFVGLAFHGSDDTNFDVVYFRPFNFKNPEKKDHSIQYINAPNEPWHVLRKQFPKKYENSVFPVPDPNNWFHAKIVIKYPQIKVYVNDSKTPSLEVDQRSERTDGKLGLWIDSEEGWFKNVVIQRG, encoded by the coding sequence ATGAAATATTTAAAATACATGTATGTACTAGCACTTTTTGTCTTTGTGAATTATACTTTCGGACAAAGAATAGTAGTAAAGCCTACACCAGATAGTTGGACAACATCTAACAGTCTAGCTACTTATAAAGACAAAATCATTCATTTAAAAAAGACAACAGAAAAAAGTGCTGTGTTATGGCTTAATGACATGAATTTTGAAAATGGAACTATTGAATTAGATATTAAAGGTAAAGATGAAAGAGGTAACAGCTTTGTTGGTTTGGCGTTTCATGGTTCTGACGATACAAACTTTGATGTTGTTTATTTTCGTCCTTTTAACTTTAAAAACCCAGAAAAGAAAGATCACTCTATACAATATATAAATGCACCTAATGAGCCATGGCATGTTTTAAGAAAACAGTTTCCTAAAAAGTATGAAAACTCAGTATTTCCAGTTCCAGATCCTAACAATTGGTTTCATGCAAAAATTGTTATTAAATATCCACAGATAAAAGTCTATGTAAACGACTCTAAAACGCCATCTTTGGAAGTTGATCAAAGAAGTGAAAGAACGGATGGTAAATTAGGTTTATGGATAGATAGTGAAGAAGGATGGTTTAAGAATGTTGTTATTCAAAGAGGTTAA
- a CDS encoding peptidoglycan DD-metalloendopeptidase family protein → MKFLTTLFFLVLSIFSFGQDYPTSTELTDYSDFPFAKTATKVKPSKSTRRLLDITKKHWDTTVYNPYKNVKVDFPVEIKFDDSTYSSPINIKKVVTSRYGWRRGRAHRGIDIDLVTGDSVVSMFDGIVRLSRYTRGHGRTVIVRHYNGLETVYAHLSKYAVKANDTVKQGQLLAYGGASGNARGSHLHLVINYKGKSINPEYLFDFSDENTVRAKSIWVTSNWAKPGLHSSKKQTKLQVLHTKEEAIASLDKRKEVYIVKRGDTLSGISSKNNISVATICRTNRIRKTTTLRIGQRLILEYTF, encoded by the coding sequence ATGAAATTTCTAACGACTTTATTCTTCTTAGTTCTATCTATTTTTAGTTTCGGACAGGATTACCCAACATCGACTGAATTAACCGATTATTCAGATTTCCCATTTGCTAAAACAGCTACAAAGGTTAAACCTTCTAAAAGCACCCGTAGACTTTTAGATATAACTAAAAAACACTGGGACACTACAGTATATAACCCTTATAAGAATGTAAAGGTTGATTTTCCTGTAGAGATTAAATTTGATGATAGTACATACTCCTCTCCTATTAATATTAAAAAAGTAGTAACATCCCGTTATGGTTGGCGAAGAGGAAGAGCCCATAGAGGTATTGATATAGATCTTGTTACGGGAGATAGTGTGGTATCTATGTTCGATGGCATAGTGCGTTTATCCAGATATACCAGAGGACATGGAAGAACTGTAATAGTAAGGCATTATAATGGTCTCGAAACTGTTTATGCCCACTTATCCAAATATGCGGTTAAGGCTAATGATACCGTAAAACAAGGACAACTTCTTGCCTACGGAGGGGCTTCTGGTAATGCCCGAGGAAGCCATTTGCATTTGGTTATTAACTATAAGGGTAAATCGATAAACCCAGAGTATTTATTTGATTTTAGCGACGAAAATACTGTACGCGCCAAAAGTATTTGGGTAACAAGCAACTGGGCTAAGCCAGGACTTCACAGTTCTAAAAAACAGACAAAGCTTCAGGTTTTGCATACTAAAGAAGAAGCTATTGCAAGTTTAGATAAACGTAAGGAAGTTTATATAGTTAAGCGTGGTGATACCTTATCTGGAATTTCTTCAAAGAATAATATATCTGTTGCAACCATATGCAGAACCAATCGTATTAGAAAAACTACTACCTTACGAATTGGCCAGAGATTAATTCTTGAATATACATTTTAA
- a CDS encoding motility-associated ABC transporter substrate-binding family protein, producing the protein MNMIKVIYSAVLIVCFTYVSILKTGGESSKILIDVGHGQRFWKDPKMMNENDGQLKRVNYMTDELIKTVSKFNGELVYAQNEIAYDDLKQTDVLFIHIPSTQYSKKEVKSIQKYVKKGGSLFLTMDVDYWSSLKQTNVNDILEGFDISYEGKIPDSLSGGYTTKGTITKESLKLSYHGGRIVKGGVPFCYGNQTKAFPFGVYKEVGKGKIVVMGDGMISLYMTTWKDVSNYQCQEFMQSVFKWLLE; encoded by the coding sequence ATGAACATGATCAAAGTTATTTACTCAGCAGTATTAATAGTGTGTTTTACATATGTAAGCATACTAAAAACAGGAGGTGAGTCTTCAAAAATACTAATAGATGTAGGGCATGGACAGCGGTTTTGGAAAGACCCCAAAATGATGAATGAAAATGACGGGCAGTTAAAAAGGGTGAATTATATGACTGATGAACTGATAAAAACAGTTTCTAAATTTAATGGCGAATTAGTTTATGCACAAAATGAAATAGCCTATGATGATTTAAAGCAAACAGATGTTTTATTTATTCATATACCATCTACACAATATTCTAAAAAAGAAGTAAAGAGCATTCAAAAGTATGTTAAGAAAGGAGGGAGTTTGTTTTTAACTATGGATGTCGATTATTGGTCGTCGCTAAAGCAAACAAACGTTAATGACATATTAGAAGGTTTTGACATTAGTTATGAAGGGAAAATACCCGACTCCCTTTCTGGAGGGTATACAACTAAAGGAACTATAACAAAAGAATCTTTAAAATTATCGTACCATGGAGGGCGTATAGTAAAAGGTGGTGTACCTTTCTGTTACGGTAATCAAACTAAAGCATTTCCTTTTGGAGTTTATAAAGAGGTTGGTAAAGGAAAAATAGTCGTGATGGGTGATGGCATGATTTCTTTATATATGACAACTTGGAAAGACGTGAGTAATTATCAATGTCAAGAATTTATGCAAAGCGTATTTAAATGGTTACTCGAATAG
- a CDS encoding alkene reductase — MNVLESYQLGNLTLKNRVVMAPMTRCRAINNIPNELMAEYYKQRAGAGLIITEGTSPSPNGLGYPRIPGAFSDEQIAGWKKVADAVHEVDGKIFVQLMHCGRISGKINLPQGAFTVGPSAVQAAGEIFTDSGMVTHDTPKEMSLKDIGIAKNEYANAAIRLVNEAGVDGIEIHAANGYLPNQFLNPRSNKRTDDYGGSFENRSRFVIEIVKKVVEKIGAERVGVRLSPYGAFNDMEAHHDEVKLMFTYVAKTLSKLKIAYVHIVDQGPVFDADLMADILETIKTTFNGTVITGGDVNNINKADAVIDRGYDLVYVGRPYISNPNFVEQIKLNKTLVDPNMDLLYSPEAEGYTTY; from the coding sequence ATGAATGTATTAGAATCTTATCAATTAGGTAACTTAACTCTTAAAAATAGAGTAGTTATGGCTCCAATGACCCGTTGTAGGGCTATTAATAATATCCCAAACGAGCTTATGGCAGAATATTACAAGCAAAGAGCAGGAGCGGGGTTAATAATTACAGAAGGCACATCACCATCGCCTAATGGTTTAGGGTATCCTAGAATACCCGGAGCTTTTAGTGATGAACAGATAGCTGGCTGGAAAAAAGTAGCTGATGCTGTACATGAAGTAGATGGTAAAATATTTGTTCAACTCATGCATTGTGGTCGTATTTCTGGAAAGATTAATTTGCCACAAGGAGCTTTTACCGTTGGGCCATCTGCTGTTCAAGCTGCTGGGGAAATTTTTACAGACTCAGGGATGGTTACTCATGATACCCCAAAGGAAATGTCTCTTAAAGACATAGGAATAGCTAAAAACGAATATGCTAATGCTGCAATTAGGTTAGTGAATGAAGCTGGTGTTGATGGTATAGAAATTCATGCAGCCAATGGTTATCTACCAAACCAGTTTTTAAATCCAAGATCTAATAAGAGAACCGACGATTATGGAGGAAGTTTTGAAAATAGAAGTCGGTTTGTAATAGAAATTGTAAAGAAAGTTGTTGAAAAAATTGGTGCAGAAAGAGTAGGTGTTCGTTTGTCTCCTTATGGGGCATTTAACGATATGGAAGCGCATCATGATGAAGTAAAACTAATGTTTACTTATGTAGCTAAAACGCTTTCAAAATTAAAAATAGCCTATGTACACATTGTGGACCAAGGACCAGTATTTGACGCAGATTTAATGGCAGATATTCTTGAAACAATTAAAACGACATTTAATGGTACTGTAATTACTGGAGGAGACGTTAATAATATTAATAAAGCAGATGCTGTTATAGATAGAGGCTACGATTTGGTTTATGTGGGTAGACCATATATTTCTAACCCAAATTTTGTTGAGCAAATTAAACTAAATAAAACATTGGTTGATCCTAATATGGATTTGCTTTACTCGCCAGAAGCAGAGGGTTATACTACTTATTAA
- a CDS encoding glycosyltransferase family 9 protein produces the protein MKIPNKVNELRRLIMNGLTKNIGNSYSNPKIDFNSKIEIKRVLISRPNHRLGNQLLSTPLVQEIINTFPDCKIDLFVRGGVVYPVFENYKHIDKIIQLPKKPFNHLLSYGCCWLKIRKKRYDLVINGDRNSSSGRLSTQFARAPYKVFGDIDESIKATYKDYEHISKYPIYNLRFFLEKLGFPKNTSEVPVLDIKLTEAEIANGKKILDGIIKNDKKTICIYTNATGNKCYSEDWWKSLYTRIQEKYTDYNVIEMLPIENISKISFKSPNFYSKNIREMGAIIKNTAVFIAADNGVMHLASATLTPTVGFFSVTNQNIYEPYGNGSVALNTNETNIDDWLKEIDRILN, from the coding sequence ATGAAGATACCTAATAAGGTAAATGAGCTTAGAAGGCTCATAATGAACGGGCTGACTAAAAACATAGGAAATTCTTATTCTAACCCTAAAATAGATTTTAATAGCAAAATTGAAATTAAAAGAGTGCTTATTTCCAGACCAAACCACAGACTGGGAAATCAATTATTATCAACACCGTTGGTACAAGAAATTATTAATACTTTCCCCGATTGTAAAATTGATTTGTTTGTAAGAGGAGGTGTGGTTTATCCTGTTTTTGAGAATTATAAGCATATCGATAAGATTATTCAATTACCCAAAAAGCCTTTTAACCATTTATTGAGTTATGGATGCTGCTGGCTAAAGATAAGAAAGAAACGCTATGACCTCGTTATTAACGGTGATAGAAACTCATCATCCGGCAGATTGTCGACCCAGTTTGCTAGAGCGCCGTATAAAGTTTTTGGAGATATTGACGAAAGCATTAAAGCTACATATAAGGATTATGAGCACATATCTAAATATCCTATTTATAATTTAAGATTTTTTTTAGAGAAGTTAGGGTTTCCCAAAAACACTAGCGAAGTGCCTGTTTTAGATATTAAATTAACTGAGGCAGAAATAGCTAACGGAAAAAAGATATTGGACGGTATTATTAAAAATGATAAAAAAACAATTTGTATTTATACCAATGCAACAGGAAATAAGTGTTATTCCGAAGACTGGTGGAAAAGCTTATATACACGTATACAAGAAAAATACACAGACTATAATGTTATAGAAATGCTCCCTATTGAGAATATTTCTAAAATATCGTTTAAGTCGCCAAACTTTTATAGTAAGAATATTAGAGAAATGGGAGCTATTATTAAAAACACTGCCGTATTTATTGCTGCAGATAATGGGGTTATGCATTTGGCAAGTGCCACTTTAACGCCTACGGTTGGCTTTTTTTCTGTAACGAATCAAAATATATACGAGCCTTATGGCAATGGTAGTGTGGCTTTAAATACTAATGAGACAAACATTGATGATTGGCTTAAAGAGATAGATAGGATACTTAACTAA
- a CDS encoding sensor histidine kinase, producing MDRSKPKYYFLSTPVFRHLVFWLGVFLYFLFFINFSNYSGYRQLFEFTTAIVSLQIITAYTSIYFLIPHFLNRKKTVLFVLCFIVLLITMYALYILFKWYYYDPRYFDYYNPIQKAEAEQPFWKRLTSISALLSKSIKFLTPAALLLMARFYKNRQKYLKLNEQKRIAELTALRHQLNPHFLFNTLNNLYALALKKSDETPEVIEKLSDILDYMLYRCEDTYVPLNKEIELIKNYLSLEKLRYGKRVNITFSDQIDKDVKIAPLLLLTFIENAFKHGVVQELNEAFISIKISLDENEIIFNILNSKPKLDIEKDTIKGIGLSNVKKQLELLYGNGYSLYINDEKETYDVTLKLESK from the coding sequence ATGGACAGATCAAAACCTAAATATTATTTTTTAAGCACACCTGTTTTTAGACATTTAGTGTTTTGGCTAGGAGTATTTTTATACTTTCTCTTCTTTATAAATTTCTCTAATTATAGCGGTTACAGGCAATTATTCGAGTTTACTACTGCTATCGTTAGCTTGCAAATAATTACGGCTTATACCAGTATTTACTTTTTAATTCCTCATTTTTTAAACAGAAAAAAAACAGTTTTATTCGTTCTTTGTTTTATCGTTCTCTTAATTACTATGTATGCCTTGTATATCTTATTTAAGTGGTATTATTACGATCCAAGGTATTTTGATTATTACAACCCTATTCAAAAAGCGGAAGCTGAACAACCATTTTGGAAGCGGCTTACAAGTATTTCTGCTCTTTTAAGCAAATCGATTAAATTTTTAACACCTGCTGCTCTACTATTAATGGCTCGTTTTTACAAAAATCGTCAGAAATATTTAAAACTCAACGAGCAAAAAAGAATAGCTGAACTAACGGCTTTGAGACACCAGCTAAATCCACATTTTCTGTTCAACACCTTAAATAATTTGTATGCTCTCGCTTTGAAAAAATCTGATGAAACCCCAGAGGTTATCGAAAAACTATCGGATATTCTAGATTATATGCTATATCGCTGTGAGGACACTTATGTTCCGCTTAACAAGGAAATTGAATTGATAAAGAATTATTTGTCTTTGGAAAAACTGAGATATGGAAAACGAGTGAATATTACTTTTTCGGATCAAATTGATAAGGACGTAAAAATTGCTCCTTTATTATTGCTCACTTTTATCGAAAATGCTTTTAAACATGGCGTAGTTCAAGAATTGAATGAGGCTTTTATTTCAATAAAAATTAGTTTAGATGAAAATGAGATTATTTTCAATATTTTAAACTCCAAACCTAAGCTAGATATTGAAAAAGATACCATAAAGGGTATTGGTTTAAGCAATGTTAAAAAGCAATTGGAATTATTGTATGGCAATGGGTATTCTTTGTATATTAATGATGAAAAGGAAACCTATGATGTAACCTTAAAACTTGAAAGTAAATAA
- a CDS encoding RidA family protein produces the protein MTIKEKLKTLNLELPKVSTPGGSYVSVNVRGSIVYVAIQFPIINGELHYKGRLGAELTTEDGYKAMQMCALNVIAQIDEKIGFNNIEGLNHFDAYYQSYGDWNEAPDVVNGASDLFLSLLGDKGTHSRAIFGVEKLYGNLSVGLTCTFTINK, from the coding sequence ATGACTATAAAAGAGAAATTAAAAACCTTAAATCTTGAACTTCCAAAGGTATCTACGCCTGGAGGTTCGTATGTATCTGTAAATGTAAGAGGTAGCATTGTATATGTAGCGATCCAGTTTCCAATTATAAACGGAGAACTACATTATAAAGGTAGATTGGGAGCCGAATTAACCACAGAAGACGGTTATAAAGCCATGCAAATGTGTGCCCTAAACGTTATAGCTCAAATAGATGAGAAAATTGGGTTTAATAATATTGAAGGCCTAAACCATTTCGATGCGTATTATCAATCTTATGGCGATTGGAATGAAGCTCCAGATGTAGTAAATGGCGCTTCAGATTTATTTCTAAGCCTATTAGGCGATAAAGGAACACATTCCAGAGCCATATTTGGCGTAGAAAAACTTTACGGTAACTTAAGTGTAGGCTTAACCTGCACATTCACTATTAATAAATAA
- a CDS encoding peptidase associated/transthyretin-like domain-containing protein, translated as MKNLILLLCLVCFTCFSNTVIAQESASIAEEKPENFKKRSPIYDYSEQKLNNVDTIPDFVSKRNKLKIVGTIYESDGVTPAKNVLLFIHQADENGDFELKRHNKKRYVHHRGWIKTDADGRYTFYTFIPGKYIYGNELKQILPIVKEPGKPEYKIESFLFNNDPLLNTSRRTRIKVDKESDRVLKLDKKEGLFVAKRDIILGKEIVESY; from the coding sequence ATGAAAAATCTAATCTTACTTTTATGTTTAGTATGTTTTACATGCTTTTCTAATACAGTTATTGCACAAGAATCTGCTAGCATTGCAGAAGAAAAACCTGAAAATTTTAAAAAGCGTAGTCCTATTTATGATTACTCAGAGCAGAAGTTAAATAATGTAGATACCATACCAGATTTCGTATCAAAGCGAAATAAACTAAAAATAGTTGGTACCATTTACGAAAGTGATGGGGTAACTCCAGCAAAGAACGTCCTTCTTTTTATACATCAAGCCGATGAAAATGGGGATTTTGAATTAAAGAGACATAACAAGAAACGTTATGTACACCATAGAGGCTGGATAAAAACCGATGCAGACGGACGTTATACATTTTACACTTTTATTCCTGGTAAGTATATATATGGTAATGAGCTTAAACAAATACTACCAATAGTTAAAGAACCTGGTAAACCAGAATACAAAATAGAATCATTTCTTTTTAATAACGACCCTTTATTAAATACGTCTCGTCGTACACGTATTAAAGTTGATAAAGAGAGTGATAGAGTCCTTAAATTGGATAAAAAAGAAGGACTATTTGTAGCCAAAAGAGATATTATTCTTGGTAAAGAAATTGTAGAATCTTATTAA